One Setaria italica strain Yugu1 chromosome II, Setaria_italica_v2.0, whole genome shotgun sequence DNA segment encodes these proteins:
- the LOC101753321 gene encoding DIMBOA UDP-glucosyltransferase BX8, with product MDSVHTSTGGRRRRVLFFPLPYQGHLNPMFQLAGILHSRGFAVTIFHTHFNALDASLHPAYDFVPVPDGCPPADTPGTLQVTLERVLAVNRACEAPFRERLAALLEQQREDDVVACLVADAHLLTLLGVARGLGVPTLVLRTGSAAGFRCFTAFPMLCDKGYQPAQESRLDAPVKELLPYRVRDLLSTTAAGHAVVSEAISRMVTAAATSSGLILNTFDALEAAELAALRRDLAVPVFDVGPLHKLSPAAANSLLRQDHGCLDWLDTQAPASVLYVSFGSLASLSATDLVEIAWGIANSGLPFLWVLRPGLVRGAPASQDPPPLPDGFDAATRGRGTVVSWAPQEEVLAHPAVGGFWTHCGWNSTLEGVCAGVPMLCRPCFGDQMGNARYVDHVWRVGVTLEGELERGKVEAAIAAVMHGGGEPGEGMRRRALELKSRAAESIGEAGSSCLNVDKLVSHIMGL from the coding sequence ATGGACTCCGTGCACACCTccaccggcggccgccggcgccgcgtgcTGTTCTTCCCGCTCCCATACCAGGGCCACCTCAACCCCATGTTCCAGCTCGCCGGCATTCTCCACTCCCGTGGTTTCGCCGTCACCATCTTCCACACCCACTTCAACGCCCTCGACGCGTCCCTCCACCCCGCCTACGACTTCGTTCCCGTCCCCGACGGCTGCCCGCCGGCGGACACCCCCGGCACGCTGCAGGTGACCCTCGAGCGCGTCCTCGCCGTGAACCGCGCGTGCGAGGCGCCGTTCCGGGAGCGCCTCGCCGCGCTGCTGGAGCAGCAGCGGGAGGACGACGTCGTCGCGTGCCTCGTCGCCGACGCGCACCTGCTGACGCTGCTCGGCGTGGCGCGCGGGCTCGGCGTGCCGACGCTGGTCCTGCGCAccggcagcgccgccggctTCCGCTGCTTCACGGCGTTCCCCATGCTCTGCGACAAGGGCTACCAGCCGGCGCAGGAGTCGCGGCTGGACGCGCCGGTGAAGGAGCTGCTGCCGTACCGCGTCCGGGACCTGCTGtcgaccaccgccgccggccacgccgtGGTGAGCGAGGCGATCTCCCGGATGGTGACGGCCGCCGCGACCTCCTCGGGCCTCATCCTCAACACGTTCGACGCGCTCGAGGCCGCAGAGCtcgcggcgctccggcgagacCTCGCCGTCCCGGTGTTCGACGTCGGCCCGCTCCACAAgctctcgccggcggccgcgaacAGCCTGCTGCGACAGGACCACGGCTGCCTGGACTGGCTGGACACGCAGGCCCCGGCGTCCGTGCTCTACGTCAGCTTCGGCAGCCTCGCCAGCTTGTCCGCCACCGACCTTGTCGAAATAGCTTGGGGCATCGCTAACAGCGGCCTTCCATTCCTCTGGGTGCTCCGGCCGGGCCTCGTccgcggcgcgccggcgtcacaggacccgccgccgctgcccgacgGCTTCGACGCCGCGACGCGCGGCCGCGGCACGGTGGTGAGCTGGGCGCCGCAGGAGGAGGTCTTGGCGCACCCCGCCGTGGGCGGGTTCTggacgcactgcgggtggaactcgacgcTGGAGGGCGTGTGCGCCGGCGTGCCGATGCTGTGCCGGCCGTGCTTCGGCGACCAGATGGGGAACGCCCGGTACGTGGACCACGTGTGGCGGGTCGGCGTCACGCTCGAAGGCGAGCTCGAGAGGGGGAAGGTGGAGGCTGCCATCGCGGCGGTGATGCACGGAGGAGGAGAGCCCGGCGAGGGGATGCGGCGGAGGGCGCTGGAGCTGAAGAGCAGAGCGGCGGAGAGCATCGGCGAGGCCGGGTCGTCCTGCCTCAACGTCGACAAGCTGGTGAGCCACATCATGGGCCTGTAG